In Montipora foliosa isolate CH-2021 chromosome 13, ASM3666993v2, whole genome shotgun sequence, one DNA window encodes the following:
- the LOC137981920 gene encoding uncharacterized protein: MISEDVYWFLDEMDLLPEEQKGARKGSRGTHGLVFIDKMILQSARNGKMNLFMAWIDYRKAYDMLPHSWIKECLDWFGVASNVKNLLFKSMEQWRTELHAMSTPIGKSRSIECAKLVVRRRKVSEAEGIKLPDGRERRNLEEGTSYKYLGILEAGEFQRGKMKKNLTKEYLGRVRKLLQSKLDGRHLISGIIKTWAVSAMKYSASFISWTQEELGVLDRRTRKYLNMYNALHLRESVARLYLRRKIGGRGLIPIADCVDQASIGLANYTAESNERLLTAARRGTSTRQEDSKEFKKRKREERMKEVREKQLHGQFLREMDGIASDKSWEWLEKGHLKRHTEGLIMAPQSQSVRANAIKAKNEKSQDDSRCRLCKKTDETVNHLLSECPKLAQSEYKRRHDNITKGIHWDICKQLGMECGDKWYNHNLEPVTENEDRKILWDLTIQTDKRLPHNRPDIVVIDKAKKECHIIDVACPGDSRIALKEEEKIDRYRDLAIEIEASWRLKKVLIVP; encoded by the exons ATGATATCAGAGGATGTGTACTGGTTCTTGGATGAGATGGACCTTCTCCCGGAGGAGCAAAAGGGCGCACGGAAAGGGTCGAGAGGAACTCACGGCCTTGTGTTTATTGACAAAATGATCCTGCAGAGTGCTAGAAATGGGAAGATGAACCTGTTCATGGCCTGGATTGACTACCGAAAAGCTTATGACATGCTGCCACACTCATGGATTAAGGAGTGTCTAGATTGGTTTGGGGTCGCATCAAACGTGAAGAACCTGCTCTTCAAGAGCATGGAGCAGTGGAGGACGGAGCTGCACGCCATGTCAACACCCATCGGGAAGTCAAGATCAATTGAG TGCGCCAAGCTCGTTGTTAGGAGAAGGAAGGTGTCTGAGGCTGAAGGTATTAAGTTGCCAGACGGAAGAGAGAGAAGAAACCTGGAAGAAGGAACTAGCTACAAATACCTTGGCATTTTAGAGGCAGGTGAGTTTCAGCGGggtaaaatgaaaaagaacCTGACCAAGGAATATCTCGGGAGAGTCCGAAAATTGTTACAGTCTAAACTTGATGGGCGGCATCTCATTTCTGGGATCATAAAAACATGGGCAGTCTCTGCGATGAAGTATTCAGCGAGTTTTATCAGCTGGACCCAAGAAGAGCTAGGGGTACTAGACCGGAGAACAAGGAAATATCTCAACATGTATAATGCTCTCCACCTCAGAGAGAGTGTAGCGAGACTGTACTTACGGAGAAAGATTGGTGGCAGAGGATTAATACCTATCGCGGACTGCGTGGACCAGGCCTCAATCGGGCTCGCAAATTATACAGCAGAAAGCAATGAGAGATTACTCACAGCGGCCCGAAGGGGTACCAGCACCCGTCAAGAGGACAGTAAGGAGTTTAAGAAGAGGAAGCGGGAAGAACGGATGAAAGAAGTACGGGAAAAGCAACTACATGGGCAGTTTTTGCGGGAGATGGATGGGATAGCGAGTGATAAGAGCTGGGAGTGGCTGGAGAAGGGCCATCTAAAAAGACACACCGAGGGGCTAATCATGGCGCCCCAAAGCCAGTCTGTAAGGGCTAATGCGATCAAAGCCAAGAATGAAAAGTCCCAGGATGATTCCCGATGTAGGCTCTGTAAAAAGACAGATGAAACGGTCAACCATCTGTTGAGTGAGTGCCCTAAATTAGCACAATCCGAGTACAAACGCCGTCACGATAATATAACTAAGGGTATTCATTGGGACATCTGCAAACAGCTTGGCATGGAATGTGGGGACAAATGGTACAACCACAACCTTGAACCTGTAACGGAAAATGAGGATAGAAAGATCTTGTGGGATCTCACCATTCAGACGGACAAGAGGCTACCACACAATAGGCCGGACATAGTTGTCATAGacaaagcaaagaaagaatGTCACATTATAGACGTAGCTTGCCCGGGAGACAGTAGAATTGCTTTGAAGGAAGAGGAGAAGATTGATAGGTAC